The following proteins come from a genomic window of Labeo rohita strain BAU-BD-2019 unplaced genomic scaffold, IGBB_LRoh.1.0 scaffold_166, whole genome shotgun sequence:
- the LOC127158711 gene encoding uncharacterized protein LOC127158711: MGSKQSVLQEKGYTVMSEQDNEIMVKNNDGDQFVIKKLNANQNEASDFLQKLNHPHIVHHKEIIKDGDCLYLVMELCEGGDVSQKIKDKKKETERLICFSEYEILDWTVKICMALKHLHDQQILHKNLQPKSLFFTACGTIRLGEFGVIHEWSSGTQTANTEALSYIAPEILKGGPYDEKSEIWNLGCIIYEMCMQKCAVRFFFDQILSMFPDYYTCFLYSLIFFYISSYSSSIYLQTSRLIFMPVFSLQEKRTADIIPKILNGSYEALPMNFSEDLRQLVKDTLQIDPANRPSVNEILMRPFLIQHLYEMSTKTVNKLNVCKNDEEATNESEDSQEAPVESQVSLKVLEELADGLERVHFNTTVGSLAGGVVGLAGGITSIVGLILTPFTLGASLIVTGVGIGVAVAGGVASGVSNITKMVNQRSDRQKVKLLITDMQEKITSTSYCIQNIQIAVETQRLLSESNESWLNAQSGENTLISAGARLGRGLGGVAELVRLAQVTSVGRIAAQTARVVRVAEVATGVLTGLFVAVDIFFVALDSKEIHNIRRDSASTNKKEQELRSEIMKFVNKIRETKKELKEILNELKVALQSLEPQIPN, encoded by the exons ATGGGGAGCAAACAGTCAGTTCTACAAGAAAAAGGCTACACTGTGATGAGTGAACAAGACAATGAAATCATGGTGAAAAATAATGATGGTGATCAGTTTGTCATTAAAAAGCTGAACGCTAACCAG aATGAAGCATCAGACTTTCTCCAAAAGCTCAATCACCCACACATAGTCCATCATAAGGAAATCATCAAAG ATGGTGACTGCTTGTATCTTGTAATGGAGCTCTGTGAGGGTGGAGATGTTTCTCAGAAAATCAAAGATAAAAAGAAGGAAACTGAG CGACTGATTTGCTTCAGTGAATATGAA ATTCTGGACTGGACTGTGAAGATCTGCATGGCATTAAAGCATCTGCATGATCAACAGATCCTGCATAAAAACCTGCAGCCCAAG AGcttatttttcactgcatgtGGAACCATTCGTCTGGGAGAGTTTGGAGTAATTCATGAATG GTCCAGTGGTACACAAACAGCAAACACCGAAGCACTCTCATACATTGCACCTGAGATTTTGAAAGGCGGACCTTATGATGAGAAATC agaaatctggaatctgggcTGTATCATCTATGAGATGTGCATGCAGAAGTGTGCTGTAAGATTTTTCTTTGATCAGATATTGAGCATGTTTCCAGATTATTATACATGTTTTCTTTACTCTCTCATATTCTTTTACATATCATCATATTCTAgttcaat ctactTACAAACTAGTAGACTCATATTTATGCCTGTCTTTAGTTTGCAGGAAAAACGCACAGCTGATATTATTCCAAAGATACTAAACGGTTCCTATGAAGCTCTTCCTATGAACTTCTCTGAGGACCTTCGTCAGCTTGTAAAAGACACACTTCAGATCGATCCAGCGAATCGCCCTTCTGTCAATGAGATCTTGATGAGGCCTTTCCTTATTCAACACCTTTATGAAATG AGCACAAAAACTGTTAACAAGCTTAATGTATGTAAAAATGATGAAGAGGCAACTAATGAGTCTGAAGACAGTCAAGAGGCACCTGTTGAGTCTCAAGTCAGTCTAAAGGTACTGGAAGAGCTGGCCGATGGTTTGGAGAGAGTCCACTTCAACACAACAGTTGGCAGTCTTGCAGGAGGTGTAGTAGGTTTGGCTGGAGGAATCACATCTATAGTTGGACTTATTCTCACTCCTTTTACTCTTGGAGCTTCTCTGATTGTCACAGGAGTGGGAATCGGTGTGGCTGTAGCTGGTGGAGTTGCATCTGGTGTGAGCAACATAACAAAGATGGTTAACCAGCGTTCAGACCGCCAAAAGGTCAAATTGCTCATTACAGACATGCAAGAAAAAATTACCTCCACAAGCTACTGCATCCAAAACATCCAGATAGCAGTAGAAACTCAGAGACTGTTATCTGAAAGCAATGAATCATGGTTGAATGCACAATCTGGGGAAAATACATTGATAAGTGCTGGAGCTCGACTTGGGCGAGGGCTGGGAGGAGTTGCAGAGCTTGTCCGTTTAGCTCAAGTCACAAGTGTTGGGAGAATTGCAGCTCAGACCGCCAGAGTTGTGCGTGTGGCTGAAGTGGCTACAGGGGTTTTGACTGGGCTTTTTGTAGCTGTTGACATCTTCTTTGTTGCCCTCGACTCCAAAGAAATTCACAACATTCGCAGAGACTCTGCTTCCACCAACAAAAAAGAGCAAGAGCTGCGGTCTGAGATCATGAAATTTGTGAACAAAATAAGGGAGACTAAAAAGGAGTTAAAAGAGATTCTGAATGAATTAAAAGTCGCACTGCAATCACTGGAACCTCAGATACCAAACTAG
- the LOC127158717 gene encoding nuclear apoptosis-inducing factor 1 — translation MRRLKSIVIYMSRPYKFREVMPRPYTFCEMAKRNPVKKKNFSELELDVLITQVQSNQLVLFGSLKSGIKGSQKNAVWNEITAAVNSVDDVNRTSVEVKKKWADLKLSTKKRLAALKRSTTQTGGGQPDPRFVLTPTEERVSALIGPESIVGISVGGDTDEHVSIHEEDMSEASTSGTHSTQTSLEPAAQSQPTSSCHTAHSFSTQRPRQPWVVTAEVLAKQTEIIQGITAINHSLIAINETLKQINENLKTKSQK, via the exons ATGCGGCGGCTGAAATCCATCGTAATTTACATGTCACGCCCCTATAAATTCAGGGAGGTGATGCCGCGCCCCTATACATTTTGCGAGATGGCGAAACGGAATCCCgtcaaaaagaaaaacttcTCTGAATTAGAGCTTGACGTTTTAATTACACAGGTTCAGTCAAACCAGCTAGTATTGTTCGGCAGCTTAAAAAGTGGCATTAAAGGAAGCCAAAAAAACGCAGTTTGGAACGAAATAACAGCTGCCGTCAACAGCGTTGACGATGTTAACAGAACATCTGTTGAG GTGAAGAAGAAATGGGCCGACCTCAAACTTTCAACCAAAAAGCGTCTTGCGGCCCTAAAACGCAGCACCACGCAAACTGGAGGAGGCCAGCCAGACCCTAGGTTTGTGCTGACTCCAACAGAGGAGCGTGTGTCTGCACTCATCGGACCAGAATCAATTGTGGGAATAAGTGTCGGAGGAGACACGGACGAGCATGTTTCTATCCATGAGGAGG ataTGTCAGAGGCAAGCACAAGCGGTACTCATTCTACACAAACCAGCCTGGAGCCTGCCGCACAAAGCCAGCCAACCTCGAGCTGTCACACCGCACATTCGTTCTCCACCCAAAGACCACGACAACCGTGGGTTGTGACAGCCGAGGTCCTGGCgaaacaaacagaaataatcCAGGGAATAACAGCGATAAATCATTCATTAATTGCAATAAATGAAACTTTAAAGCAAATAAACGAGAATCTAAAAACGAAATCtcaaaaataa
- the LOC127158716 gene encoding putative nuclease HARBI1: MADLALLEDMHAALRRERVFLDRRDLLMESDEWLLSRFRLPRHLLVQLCEDLEPQLRRETRRSHAIPVPVMVLSTLGFLATGTFQREISDRSGISQPTFSRTLPAVLAAIKSLSRRYIQFPFDDGQQSIIKREFYRIAEYPNVVGAIDCTHVRIKAPSTNDYAFINRKNYHSINVQIICDAKLTILNMVARWPGGTHDSFILQNSSVGIKLRDGALQGRSHLLGDKGYPLTEYLVTPLANPATEQERRFNTAHIRTRSTVERCIGLLKGRWLCLGSAGGALLYSPQKSCDIILASGVLHNIAQGNGVPDDVQMLLEERMPREPWLAQPHMRAVQRRQELVDRF, translated from the exons ATGGCAGATCTGGCTCTATTAGAGGACATGCACGCGGCCCTAAGACGCGAACGGGTTTTTCTGGACCGCAGGGATCTTTTAATGGAAAGTGATGAGTGGCTTTTAAGTCGCTTTCGTCTCCCAAGGCATCTCCTTGTTCAACTGTGTGAAGATCTGGAACCTCAGTTAAGAAGAGAAACCCGGCGTTCACATGCCATTCCTGTGCCTGTAATGGTGCTTTCAACGTTAGGGTTTTTGGCTACCGGGACCTTTCAGCGGGAGATAAGTGACAGATCTGGAATTTCACAGCCAACATTTAGCAGAACCCTGCCAGCAGTGTTGGCAGCTATTAAATCACTTTCTCGTCGATATATTCAATTTCCCTTTGATGATGGTCAGCAGTCTATTATTAAAAGAGAATTTTACAGAATTGCGGAGTATCCTAATGTGGTTGGTGCAATTGACTGTACGCACGTGCGAATAAAAGCACCGTCCACGAATGACTATGCATTTATAAACCGCAAAAACTACCATTCCAtcaatgtacaaataatttgtgatgCCAAACTGACCATCCTTAACATGGTGGCCCGGTGGCCAGGCGGCACACACGATTCCTTTATTTTACAGAACAGCAGTGTTGGCATCAAGTTACGGGACGGCGCACTGCAGGGACGTAGTCATTTACTTG GAGATAAAGGTTATCCCCTCACGGAATACCTGGTTACCCCACTGGCAAACCCTGCAACAGAACAGGAACGCAGGTTCAACACTGCGCACATACGCACACGATCCACAGTAGAGCGCTGCATTGGACTGCTTAAAGGCAGATGGCTCTGTCTTGGTTCCGCGGGGGGAGCGCTACTGTACTCACCACAGAAAAGCTGCGACATAATCCTTGCCAGTGGGGTTCTACACAACATCGCTCAGGGTAACGGGGTACCAGATGATGTTCAGATGCTGCTGGAGGAGCGAATGCCTAGAGAGCCATGGCTAGCACAACCGCATATGAGGGCAGTACAGAGACGCCAGGAACTCGTTGATCGTTTCTAA